Within the Miscanthus floridulus cultivar M001 chromosome 2, ASM1932011v1, whole genome shotgun sequence genome, the region aattacacagttagctgagaaatcgtgagacgaatcttttaagcctaaatagtctataatcggataatttttgccaaatacaaacgaaaatgctacagtagcaaaaaaaccaaaaaaattcggaactaaacggggccttagtcccctccaaaacgtcaaatttttcaagattctccgtcacatcgaatctttgaacgcatgcatgaagcattaaatataaataaaaaataaaactaattacatagtttagacgaaatccacgagacgaatcttttaagtctaattagactatgattggacactaattgtcaaataacaacgaaaacgctaccgtagcgttttgccaaattttttgcCAACCGAACTGGCCCTAGGTATATGTTTTTTTTAGAAGGGGAGGGGGCCACAGGTGTGCAGAGAGAAAGGTGCAAAGAAAGGAAAACTAGCCCTCGTTTAGTTCGGCGCGGAATCGGTGCCGCCAGAACTGTAGCCACAGTAGCTACTGtatcatttcgtttgtatttggtaataattgtccaaacgttgattaattaggctcaaaacgttcgtctcgtaaagtacaaccaaactgtgcaattagtttttgatttcgtcaacatttaatactccatacatgtaccgcaagtttaatgtgacgagaatcttctttttgtatagtgccaaattctgaaaATTGGGGGAACTAAACACCCCCCTAGAAGAAATGTGAAGGACACGAGGATCGGAGTCGGAACATCTGGCATCCCTTGGAAGTCTAATGCTCTGCCAAGCCTGATGTATCTTGACTCCGACAGTAGTAGCACGGCCAGGCAAACTACTCTACTACCGGCCATGCACCAAGGACCCAGGTTTGTCGTCTGGTACTCTGGTCTGGAGGAATGCGGTGGCCGGTAGGGACGTAGGGTGCCGATGGATTTGCGTCCTCTGCAGTGAACTGCACTGCTCGAACTGGTGTACTGGATCGGCAGGATTTTGATGGATCAGGGAAAGCCATAAACGAGGGGAAGGGTTTTGTTTCCAGCTTTCCACCACGCGGACGGCACACGCGGGAGCCGGAACGGCGAATTCCGCCGGAGAGTTCTCTCGCCCAGAGGCCAGAGCGTCTATATATGTAGAACAAAGGACCGATGATCCGGGCCGCCGTGAAGCGCGCGGAGCAGTCTGTCGAGCACTAGCATTAGCAGGGCCCCAGTCCGGGCGTCAGACCGATGGCCGTTGGAGGAAGTTAACGAAAGTCAAAAGCGCCGCGTATAAAAAGACGCGCGGGGGCGTCCTTACGCGGGCCCACATACCAGTGGTGGCGGGGTCCACCCGTCCGAGAGATATTTCCGAATTCCAGCAAGGAGAGGAGGgtcagagggagagagagagctccctCGGCAGTCACGAAGAACAAGAAGAGTTCACGGGGTGACGGTGACGTGATCCGGCGTACGTACCTGGGATCGCCGAGGACGCCGGCGTTCTGCGTGAGCACGTCGACGAGCGCCGACGACTTGGGGTCGGTGCTGGACGCCTTGTCGTAGATGTCCTCCAGCCCCTCGCCGGACGGCACGAAGAAGGCGCCGTTCACCATCATGTCGCCCTCCGTCCGCCAGTTCCACCCCGCCCACTGCCCCTCCGCCGTGTCCACCCGCTTCGTCACCTGCCATAGTGCCATGCCACACACACAGACATTGCACATCACGTACCGTCGCATTCATCAACTTCCAACTCTCCCGTGCTGCTTGCTGCCCGCGCGCACGGGCGACGGGAACACTGCCAGCTGCACGCGTGACGCGCCTCGGGTGCTGCTGCTGGGGACGGGGACACTGGCAGACTGGCCGGGACCCCCGATTGGGCAATTGGGGAAAACATGATGCGAGGTGGTGTTTGTATCAAAAAagggatgaggaagaggaagatgcGCCACCAAACATTCCCCACAGCCCCAGGCAACAACAACGGCCTCTTTCAATCCGGATCGAACAAACAGGTCAAAATGCTGCAAACATGCCTAGaaatgcctctctctctctctcaactcgACTTTGAGTTGGAAAACACAAACAAAACAAGgtccttgtttagatcacctccaaatttcaagttttttcactctctctgtcacatcaatttttggacacatgtatggagtatgaaatgtaggtaaaaaaaataactaattgcacaatttggttgtaaatcacgagaccaatcttttgagcctagttaatccatgatcggacaaagtttatcaaatacaaacgaaacgtgctacagtatccatattgcaaaaatttgcaaggCCCGGTTTGGGACTTGGGACAGTGGTCACGATCCAAAATAAAAGAATGAAAACCAAGCCCAAAAAAAAACATTGGAAAGACACAGGCAGGGGAAGGCAACGCGAGGAAAGTCGTGCGTGCTTGCTGCCCGTGCTCTGCGCCTCTGCCCCCCAAGCGGAGCAAAGAACAGAGCAGCGCGTAGGTAACCCAGAAGGCCAGAACGGCAACGGCCAAAGCAGCACGAGCACACGGCACGGCATGACGGCAAGAAGCCAGCAGCAGCTCTGATGGCGAGGGCGAAGGGGCATGGCATGCTCACCTCCTTGGCGTTTGGGTCGGCGGGAGCGATGTAGCGGTTGCCCTGGCTGTTGATGGTGGGGGTGGCGCTGCCGCCGATGGCGTACATCTCCCACGACGTGTAGTCGTTGTTGACGATGTGGAAGTACCCCCGGCGGCAGCGGGGCATCCGCTGCACCAGCCCGGGGCCGAAGCGGTTGAAGGCGATGGTGACCTGCATCCCGGAGTCCGGGAGGTACGCGTCGCTGGCGCCCAGCAGCATTACCTCGTCGTGGTGCGCGAAGTAGCTGTTGGACACGGTGATGGCCGTGGATCCCATGATGGCGTCCACCAGCCCGTCGGCGCACCGCCACAGCGCGCAGTGGTCCACCCACACGTCCCGGGCGCCGAACAGCGAGATGCCGTCGCCGTCCGACCGCGTGCGCCACCCGTAGTGCGTCGGCGACGACCGCACGTTGGCGTTCCCGGCGGGGACGCAGTCGTGGACGTGCACGTTGTGGATGATGACGTTGGACACGTACTGCAGCGTGatgcacgcgccgccgccgccgatgtgCACGTTGGCGCCGCGCCCGTCGATGGTCTTGTAGCTGTTCATCAGCAGCTCCTCGTTCAGGCGGATGGCCATGTCCGACGCGAACACGATCCACAGCGGGCCTTCCTGGATGGCGGCGTGGCGGAGCGTGCCCGGGACCGGGTTCACGGGGTCGCGGTCGGAGGAGTC harbors:
- the LOC136521032 gene encoding probable pectate lyase 5; translated protein: MARAPKSTGIALSLLLLAAAATASALPLLNSSLPDPAAVVADFHSKVATSRRRMQEAGAAGGGGCMTGNPIDDCWRCAGTDWRQDRQRLADCGIGFGRNALGGKGGPVYVVTDSSDRDPVNPVPGTLRHAAIQEGPLWIVFASDMAIRLNEELLMNSYKTIDGRGANVHIGGGGACITLQYVSNVIIHNVHVHDCVPAGNANVRSSPTHYGWRTRSDGDGISLFGARDVWVDHCALWRCADGLVDAIMGSTAITVSNSYFAHHDEVMLLGASDAYLPDSGMQVTIAFNRFGPGLVQRMPRCRRGYFHIVNNDYTSWEMYAIGGSATPTINSQGNRYIAPADPNAKEVTKRVDTAEGQWAGWNWRTEGDMMVNGAFFVPSGEGLEDIYDKASSTDPKSSALVDVLTQNAGVLGDPRNDAEETGYRGVNYAGVGTGGGGNGYGYLGMVYANGGGDQRCRSHSALSLISSVITLIALGCCLRLL